From the Cyanobacteriota bacterium genome, one window contains:
- a CDS encoding DegT/DnrJ/EryC1/StrS family aminotransferase, translated as MKSLFSQLAILGGIPEFHETLHVGRPNIGDRDRLLARINDMLDRRWLSNRGPFVQELEQRICERLGVKHCIAMCNGTVALEIVTRACGLTGEVIVPSFTFIATAHALQWQEITPVFCDVDPATHNLDPTKVEQMITPRTTGIVGVHLWGRPCAIEALAEIADRHRLKLLFDASHAFNCSYRGRMIGNFGEAEVFSFHATKFFNTFEGGAVVTNNDELAAKIRLMQNFGFAGYDRVIYIGTNGKMNEVEAAMGLTGLESLDDFMAINYRNYQCYQQGLQDLPGIRLIEYDRAEQCNYQYIVLEVDEVKAGISRDRLLEVLHAENILARRYFFPGCHRMEPYRSYFPHSGLLLPETEALAQMVLLLPTGTSIAPDDVQRICQIIRLAVTHSNELKQALRSGNSESTTVTTAVS; from the coding sequence ATGAAGTCGCTGTTTTCACAACTGGCAATTTTAGGGGGCATTCCAGAGTTTCACGAGACTCTGCACGTAGGACGACCGAACATTGGCGATCGTGATCGGCTGCTAGCTCGCATCAACGACATGTTGGATCGCCGCTGGCTGTCTAACCGTGGCCCCTTTGTGCAAGAACTAGAGCAGCGCATCTGTGAACGTCTAGGGGTCAAACATTGCATCGCTATGTGTAATGGCACCGTGGCCCTAGAAATTGTGACCCGTGCCTGTGGTTTGACGGGTGAAGTAATTGTGCCCTCGTTTACCTTCATTGCTACAGCCCATGCCCTGCAATGGCAAGAAATCACGCCTGTATTTTGCGACGTGGATCCAGCCACCCATAACCTTGACCCTACCAAGGTTGAACAGATGATCACACCCCGAACGACAGGCATTGTGGGGGTGCACCTGTGGGGTCGGCCCTGTGCCATTGAAGCCCTAGCTGAGATTGCTGATCGTCATCGGCTAAAACTCTTATTTGATGCTTCCCATGCCTTTAACTGTTCCTATCGGGGGCGAATGATTGGCAACTTTGGCGAGGCAGAAGTATTCAGTTTCCACGCCACCAAGTTTTTCAACACCTTTGAAGGTGGGGCAGTGGTTACCAACAATGATGAACTGGCTGCTAAGATTCGCCTGATGCAGAACTTTGGTTTCGCTGGCTACGATCGGGTCATTTACATTGGCACCAACGGCAAAATGAACGAAGTAGAGGCAGCCATGGGCTTGACAGGTCTAGAAAGCCTCGATGACTTCATGGCGATCAATTACCGGAACTATCAGTGCTACCAGCAGGGGCTGCAAGATTTACCTGGGATACGGTTGATTGAGTACGATCGCGCGGAACAGTGTAACTATCAGTACATTGTGCTAGAGGTTGATGAAGTCAAGGCGGGAATCAGCCGCGATCGCTTGCTAGAGGTGCTCCATGCTGAAAACATCCTTGCTCGGCGCTACTTCTTCCCTGGATGCCACCGGATGGAACCCTACCGCTCGTACTTTCCCCATAGTGGCCTCTTACTACCAGAAACTGAAGCCCTCGCCCAGATGGTGTTACTGTTACCAACGGGTACATCGATCGCCCCCGACGATGTTCAGCGCATCTGCCAAATTATCCGGTT